In Mangifera indica cultivar Alphonso chromosome 1, CATAS_Mindica_2.1, whole genome shotgun sequence, a single genomic region encodes these proteins:
- the LOC123212247 gene encoding histidine kinase 1-like isoform X1, giving the protein MPEKALEIQQITTATATTPTSDTSTAWSTSPNLPMAFNIPPSPPPPRRKSATLDSTPMGTRRIRILQRLTGFTSSLKWRRKRVPRGRRMCPSDQQDDFQQTGTRCLSSYYSVFVVRLAIMIMLAILIGMLTVLTWHFTKVYTTKSLDTLAYGLRYELLQRPILRMWNILNSTYEITSAQVKLSEYVLRKYNPTTQANPTSQAQLVELYETMKAVTWSLFQSRKALNAITIKYRNGFVQAFHRDHRSNKTFYIYSDLSNYSIIASAAIDPNTYSSQGWNDQSIKGNVSAIWYREPLDPNTGEKIGKARPIPPYDLINIAGLSFVPDGAASWHVAVSKFTDSPLLSAALPVFGPSNQSIVAVVGVTTALSSVGQLMKELVEVHSGHIYLTSQEGYLIATSTNAPLLSNASMRPELVMAVDSQDDVIRTGARWLQSKYGNKFPPGHVVHVEHAKLGKGDYYIDSFFLNLKRLPIVGVIIIPREYIMGKADQRAFKTLIILISASVCILFIGCLCILILTNGVSKEMKLRAELISHLDARRRAEASNNYKSQFLANMSHELRTPMAAIIGLLDIVITDSSLASEHYASLSQIRKCSLALLRLLNNILDLSKVEAGKLVLEEADFNLGQELEGIVDMHSVQCINQDVELVLDLSDDMPETFRGDSARLVQIFSNLISNSIKFTKSGHVIVRGWCENWNSFEDNGKSLLEQKKSWCALRSKFKQQANQVKKTCKKENKMILWFEIEDTGCGIDPAKWETVFECFEQADASTTRKHGGTGLGLSIVRTLVTKMGGEVKVVKKDTPGTLMRLYLLLNTPSDGCEQSCQVDFSKPTVVVLALGSSVGRGITSQWLRRNKVSTIEASDWKQLTLILPELFYPSNESNGSGEQPSLIQPLKERQPSLSQAVKEELLNIKDKKDQVFIIVVDIGLLDFKAGIWLSQLDYLDQFTGRAKFAWTLSHNSSSMVKAELRRRGHVIVVNKPLYKTKMIQILEAALQGRTLEIEICSNEDGASKSKALVDCDIAEALVPLSLGDKIETLINPRSTQYQAFMNNHIGFTDRNPEQSNSSTDPENKSQSNPDLPYSGLESGKSKLKAKEIASTSEESQTGSSKSKKQKLVSSPSKEKGNSSSSGSDEEKLRDLHILVVEDTLLLQMVAVKILKKAGATVNAVSDGLQAVEAMTSMINSLVRRYEALKKGLEPEPLKHPPYDLILMDCQMPVMDGYEATKEIRKMEEGTGMHIQIIAQTAHAMSTDRDKCLEVGMDGYLTKPLQEKMMIETITKHLGISTD; this is encoded by the exons ATGCCTGAAAAAGCTTTGGAGATCCAGCAAATTACAACTGCTACCGCTACAACACCCACTTCTGACACTTCTACAGCATGGTCCACATCTCCAAACTTACCTATGGCCTTTAATATCCCTCCTTCGCCTCCACCACCCCGTCGAAAATCAGCAACTCTAGATTCAACACCAATGGGAACTCGTCGTATAAGAATTCTTCAGAGACTCACGGGTTTCACTAGCTCTTTGAAGTGGAGAAGGAAGAGGGTACCACGTGGGCGTAGGATGTGTCCTTCTGATCAACAGGATGACTTCCAGCAAACAGGCACTCGCTGTCTCTCCTCTTACTACAGTGTGTTTGTCGTTCGCCTTGCTATCATG ATTATGCTGGCCATTTTAATCGGCATGTTAACTGTTCTGACATGGCATTTCACTAAAGTTTACACTACCAAATCTCTCGACACTTTAGCTTATGGCCTCCGTTATGAGCTTCTCCAGCGTCCCATTTTGCGTATGTGGAACATTTTAAACTCCACATACGAAATTACCTCAGCGCAAGTCAAGCTTTCTGAGTATGTCTTGAGAAAATACAACCCCACGACTCAGGCGAATCCGACGTCTCAGGCACAGCTTGTTGAG CTCTATGAAACCATGAAGGCTGTAACATGGTCACTGTTTCAAAGCCGCAAAGCACTCAATGCAATAACCATAAAATACAGAAATGGCTTTGTTCAGGCTTTTCATAGAGATCACAGGAGTAACAAAACATTCTACATTTACTCTGATCTCTCAAACTATTCAATCATTGCTAGTGCGGCAATTGATCCCAACACGTACTCAAGTCAAGGTTGGAATGATCAATCTATAAAAGGTAATGTTTCTGCCATTTGGTATCGTGAGCCACTTGATCCAAACACTGGGGAAAAGATTGGGAAAGCAAGGCCTATTCCTCCGTACGATCTTATCAACATTGCAGGCCTTTCATTCGTGCCTGATGGAGCGGCCTCATGGCATGTTGCGGTTAGCAAGTTCACTGATTCGCCGCTGCTTTCAGCAGCACTACCAGTTTTTGGCCCTTCCAATCAGAGTATTGTGGCTGTTGTGGGTGTCACCACAGCACTTTCCAGTGTAGGCCAGCTTATGAAAGAGCTGGTAGAAGTGCACAGTGGGCACATATATTTAACTTCCCAGGAGGGTTACTTGATAGCCACGTCAACTAATGCTCCATTGTTATCAAACGCATCAATGAGGCCGGAGCTTGTGATGGCTGTTGATTCTCAAGACGATGTGATACGAACAGGAGCAAGGTGGCTGCAGAGCAAATATGGAAATAAGTTTCCTCCTGGCCATGTTGTCCACGTTGAGCATGCTAAATTGGGCAAGGGGGATTACTATATAGACTCCTTCTTTCTGAACCTAAAGAGACTGCCCATT GTGGGTGTCATCATTATACCTCGTGAATACATAATGGGAAAGGCTGATCAGAGAGCCTTCAAAACTCTGATTATTTTGATATCTGCATCAGTATGTATTCTCTTCATAGGATGTTTATGCATTTTGATATTGACAAACGGAGTCTCCAAGGAGATGAAGTTACGTGCCGAATTAATCAGTCATTTGGATGCCAGAAGAAGGGCTGAGGCCTCCAACAACTATAAAAGCCAGTTCCTGGCAAACATGAG TCATGAACTTAGAACGCCAATGGCAGCCATTATTGGCCTTTTGGACATCGTGATAACAGATTCCAGCCTTGCCAGTGAACACTATGCTTCTTTGAGTCAAATAAGGAAATGCTCCTTAGCTTTACTGAGGCTGCTGAACAACATATTGGACTTGAGCAAG GTGGAAGCTGGAAAGCTGGTTTTGGAAGAGGCAGACTTCAACTTGGGCCAGGAACTGGAAGGAATTGTTGACATGCACTCTGTCCAGTGTATAAACCAGGATGTGGAGTTAGTTTTAGATCTCTCTG ATGATATGCCAGAGACATTTAGAGGGGACTCTGCTAGACTTGTTCAGATATTTTCAAATCTTATTAGCAACTCTATCAAGTTCACAAAAT CTGGTCATGTTATTGTCCGCGGATGGTGTGAGAACTGGAATTCTTTTGAAGATAATGGGAAGTCTCTGCTTGAGCAGAAGAAATCATGGTGTGCTCTAAGGTCAAAGTTCAAACAACAGGCTAATCAAGTAAAGAAAACCTGTAAAAAGGAAAACAAGATGATTCTTTGGTTCGAAATTGAAGACACAGGCTGTG GAATTGATCCAGCCAAATGGGAAACTgtatttgaatgttttgaacAAGCTGATGCCTCAACCACTCGAAA gcATGGTGGAACAGGTCTTGGGCTAAGCATTGTGCGAACACTG GTGACCAAGATGGGTGGGGAAGTAAAAGTTGTTAAGAAAGACACTCCAGGAACTTTAATGCGATTATACTTGCTTCTCAACACACCATCAGATGGCTGTGAGCAGAGCTGCCAAGTTGACTTTTCGAAACCTACTGTG GTGGTGCTTGCTTTAGGCAGTAGTGTGGGAAGAGGGATAACGTCGCAGTGGCTGCGCAGAAACAAAGTGTCCACCATAGAAGCAAGTGACTGGAAGCAGCTGACACTGATTCTTCCGGAACTCTTTTACCCCTCCAATGAGAGCAATGGCTCGGGGGAACAGCCATCATTAATTCAACCATTGAAAGAGCGGCAGCCTTCACTAAGTCAAGCAGTGAAAGAGGAATTGTTGAACATAAAAGACAAGAAGGATCAAGTTTTCATCATTGTGGTTGATATAGGGCTTCTTGATTTCAAGGCAGGTATATGGTTGAGTCAACTTGACTACCTGGATCAATTCACAGGCAGAGCAAAGTTCGCCTGGACGCTAAGCCATAACAGCTCCAGTATGGTGAAGGCAGAGCTTAGAAGGAGGGGGCATGTAATTGTAGTTAACAAACCACTTTACAAGACAAAGATGATCCAAATATTGGAAGCTGCTCTACAGGGGAGGACTCTGGAGATAGAGATTTGTTCAAATGAGGATGGAGCTTCAAAAAGTAAAGCTCTCGTCGATTGCGACATTGCAGAAGCTTTAGTCCCTTTGAGTCTGGGAGATAAAATAGAAACACTCATTAATCCCAGATCAACACAATACCAGGCATTCATGAACAATCATATTGGGTTCACTGATCGAAATCCTGAACAAAGTAATTCAAGCACAGATCCAGAAAATAAATCTCAGAGCAACCCAGATTTACCTTACAGTGGACTTGAGAGTGGAAAGAGCAAGTTAAAGGCCAAGGAAATAGCTTCCACTTCCGAAGAAAGTCAAACTGGAAGTTCAAAATCCAAGAAGCAAAAGCTGGTCAGCAGTCCTTCCAAAGAGAAAGGCAATTCATCATCAAGCGGATCTGATGAAGAAAAACTTCGTGATTTGCATATACTAGTTGTGGAAGACACATTGCTCCTCCAGATGGTAgcagttaaaattttgaaaaaggcAGGCGCAACAGTTAACGCTGTGTCAGATGGATTGCAGGCAGTGGAAGCCATGACAAGCATGATTAACTCACTGGTGAGAAGGTATGAAGCTCTGAAGAAAGGATTAGAACCAGAGCCATTAAAGCATCCTCCATATGATTTAATTCTAATGGATTGCCAG ATGCCAGTGATGGATGGATATGAAGCTACGAAAGAAATAAGGAAAATGGAAGAAGGAACTGGCATGCACATCCAAATTATTGCTCAAACAGCCCATGCAATGTCGACAGACAGAGACAAATGCTTGGAAGTGGGGATGGATGGGTACCTAACAAAGCCACTTCAGGAGAAGATGATGATTGAGACCATCACGAAGCATCTGGGCATTAGCACTGATTAA
- the LOC123212247 gene encoding histidine kinase 1-like isoform X2 gives MTSSKQALAVSPLTTVCLSFALLSWLIMLAILIGMLTVLTWHFTKVYTTKSLDTLAYGLRYELLQRPILRMWNILNSTYEITSAQVKLSEYVLRKYNPTTQANPTSQAQLVELYETMKAVTWSLFQSRKALNAITIKYRNGFVQAFHRDHRSNKTFYIYSDLSNYSIIASAAIDPNTYSSQGWNDQSIKGNVSAIWYREPLDPNTGEKIGKARPIPPYDLINIAGLSFVPDGAASWHVAVSKFTDSPLLSAALPVFGPSNQSIVAVVGVTTALSSVGQLMKELVEVHSGHIYLTSQEGYLIATSTNAPLLSNASMRPELVMAVDSQDDVIRTGARWLQSKYGNKFPPGHVVHVEHAKLGKGDYYIDSFFLNLKRLPIVGVIIIPREYIMGKADQRAFKTLIILISASVCILFIGCLCILILTNGVSKEMKLRAELISHLDARRRAEASNNYKSQFLANMSHELRTPMAAIIGLLDIVITDSSLASEHYASLSQIRKCSLALLRLLNNILDLSKVEAGKLVLEEADFNLGQELEGIVDMHSVQCINQDVELVLDLSDDMPETFRGDSARLVQIFSNLISNSIKFTKSGHVIVRGWCENWNSFEDNGKSLLEQKKSWCALRSKFKQQANQVKKTCKKENKMILWFEIEDTGCGIDPAKWETVFECFEQADASTTRKHGGTGLGLSIVRTLVTKMGGEVKVVKKDTPGTLMRLYLLLNTPSDGCEQSCQVDFSKPTVVVLALGSSVGRGITSQWLRRNKVSTIEASDWKQLTLILPELFYPSNESNGSGEQPSLIQPLKERQPSLSQAVKEELLNIKDKKDQVFIIVVDIGLLDFKAGIWLSQLDYLDQFTGRAKFAWTLSHNSSSMVKAELRRRGHVIVVNKPLYKTKMIQILEAALQGRTLEIEICSNEDGASKSKALVDCDIAEALVPLSLGDKIETLINPRSTQYQAFMNNHIGFTDRNPEQSNSSTDPENKSQSNPDLPYSGLESGKSKLKAKEIASTSEESQTGSSKSKKQKLVSSPSKEKGNSSSSGSDEEKLRDLHILVVEDTLLLQMVAVKILKKAGATVNAVSDGLQAVEAMTSMINSLVRRYEALKKGLEPEPLKHPPYDLILMDCQMPVMDGYEATKEIRKMEEGTGMHIQIIAQTAHAMSTDRDKCLEVGMDGYLTKPLQEKMMIETITKHLGISTD, from the exons ATGACTTCCAGCAAACAGGCACTCGCTGTCTCTCCTCTTACTACAGTGTGTTTGTCGTTCGCCTTGCTATCATGGTTG ATTATGCTGGCCATTTTAATCGGCATGTTAACTGTTCTGACATGGCATTTCACTAAAGTTTACACTACCAAATCTCTCGACACTTTAGCTTATGGCCTCCGTTATGAGCTTCTCCAGCGTCCCATTTTGCGTATGTGGAACATTTTAAACTCCACATACGAAATTACCTCAGCGCAAGTCAAGCTTTCTGAGTATGTCTTGAGAAAATACAACCCCACGACTCAGGCGAATCCGACGTCTCAGGCACAGCTTGTTGAG CTCTATGAAACCATGAAGGCTGTAACATGGTCACTGTTTCAAAGCCGCAAAGCACTCAATGCAATAACCATAAAATACAGAAATGGCTTTGTTCAGGCTTTTCATAGAGATCACAGGAGTAACAAAACATTCTACATTTACTCTGATCTCTCAAACTATTCAATCATTGCTAGTGCGGCAATTGATCCCAACACGTACTCAAGTCAAGGTTGGAATGATCAATCTATAAAAGGTAATGTTTCTGCCATTTGGTATCGTGAGCCACTTGATCCAAACACTGGGGAAAAGATTGGGAAAGCAAGGCCTATTCCTCCGTACGATCTTATCAACATTGCAGGCCTTTCATTCGTGCCTGATGGAGCGGCCTCATGGCATGTTGCGGTTAGCAAGTTCACTGATTCGCCGCTGCTTTCAGCAGCACTACCAGTTTTTGGCCCTTCCAATCAGAGTATTGTGGCTGTTGTGGGTGTCACCACAGCACTTTCCAGTGTAGGCCAGCTTATGAAAGAGCTGGTAGAAGTGCACAGTGGGCACATATATTTAACTTCCCAGGAGGGTTACTTGATAGCCACGTCAACTAATGCTCCATTGTTATCAAACGCATCAATGAGGCCGGAGCTTGTGATGGCTGTTGATTCTCAAGACGATGTGATACGAACAGGAGCAAGGTGGCTGCAGAGCAAATATGGAAATAAGTTTCCTCCTGGCCATGTTGTCCACGTTGAGCATGCTAAATTGGGCAAGGGGGATTACTATATAGACTCCTTCTTTCTGAACCTAAAGAGACTGCCCATT GTGGGTGTCATCATTATACCTCGTGAATACATAATGGGAAAGGCTGATCAGAGAGCCTTCAAAACTCTGATTATTTTGATATCTGCATCAGTATGTATTCTCTTCATAGGATGTTTATGCATTTTGATATTGACAAACGGAGTCTCCAAGGAGATGAAGTTACGTGCCGAATTAATCAGTCATTTGGATGCCAGAAGAAGGGCTGAGGCCTCCAACAACTATAAAAGCCAGTTCCTGGCAAACATGAG TCATGAACTTAGAACGCCAATGGCAGCCATTATTGGCCTTTTGGACATCGTGATAACAGATTCCAGCCTTGCCAGTGAACACTATGCTTCTTTGAGTCAAATAAGGAAATGCTCCTTAGCTTTACTGAGGCTGCTGAACAACATATTGGACTTGAGCAAG GTGGAAGCTGGAAAGCTGGTTTTGGAAGAGGCAGACTTCAACTTGGGCCAGGAACTGGAAGGAATTGTTGACATGCACTCTGTCCAGTGTATAAACCAGGATGTGGAGTTAGTTTTAGATCTCTCTG ATGATATGCCAGAGACATTTAGAGGGGACTCTGCTAGACTTGTTCAGATATTTTCAAATCTTATTAGCAACTCTATCAAGTTCACAAAAT CTGGTCATGTTATTGTCCGCGGATGGTGTGAGAACTGGAATTCTTTTGAAGATAATGGGAAGTCTCTGCTTGAGCAGAAGAAATCATGGTGTGCTCTAAGGTCAAAGTTCAAACAACAGGCTAATCAAGTAAAGAAAACCTGTAAAAAGGAAAACAAGATGATTCTTTGGTTCGAAATTGAAGACACAGGCTGTG GAATTGATCCAGCCAAATGGGAAACTgtatttgaatgttttgaacAAGCTGATGCCTCAACCACTCGAAA gcATGGTGGAACAGGTCTTGGGCTAAGCATTGTGCGAACACTG GTGACCAAGATGGGTGGGGAAGTAAAAGTTGTTAAGAAAGACACTCCAGGAACTTTAATGCGATTATACTTGCTTCTCAACACACCATCAGATGGCTGTGAGCAGAGCTGCCAAGTTGACTTTTCGAAACCTACTGTG GTGGTGCTTGCTTTAGGCAGTAGTGTGGGAAGAGGGATAACGTCGCAGTGGCTGCGCAGAAACAAAGTGTCCACCATAGAAGCAAGTGACTGGAAGCAGCTGACACTGATTCTTCCGGAACTCTTTTACCCCTCCAATGAGAGCAATGGCTCGGGGGAACAGCCATCATTAATTCAACCATTGAAAGAGCGGCAGCCTTCACTAAGTCAAGCAGTGAAAGAGGAATTGTTGAACATAAAAGACAAGAAGGATCAAGTTTTCATCATTGTGGTTGATATAGGGCTTCTTGATTTCAAGGCAGGTATATGGTTGAGTCAACTTGACTACCTGGATCAATTCACAGGCAGAGCAAAGTTCGCCTGGACGCTAAGCCATAACAGCTCCAGTATGGTGAAGGCAGAGCTTAGAAGGAGGGGGCATGTAATTGTAGTTAACAAACCACTTTACAAGACAAAGATGATCCAAATATTGGAAGCTGCTCTACAGGGGAGGACTCTGGAGATAGAGATTTGTTCAAATGAGGATGGAGCTTCAAAAAGTAAAGCTCTCGTCGATTGCGACATTGCAGAAGCTTTAGTCCCTTTGAGTCTGGGAGATAAAATAGAAACACTCATTAATCCCAGATCAACACAATACCAGGCATTCATGAACAATCATATTGGGTTCACTGATCGAAATCCTGAACAAAGTAATTCAAGCACAGATCCAGAAAATAAATCTCAGAGCAACCCAGATTTACCTTACAGTGGACTTGAGAGTGGAAAGAGCAAGTTAAAGGCCAAGGAAATAGCTTCCACTTCCGAAGAAAGTCAAACTGGAAGTTCAAAATCCAAGAAGCAAAAGCTGGTCAGCAGTCCTTCCAAAGAGAAAGGCAATTCATCATCAAGCGGATCTGATGAAGAAAAACTTCGTGATTTGCATATACTAGTTGTGGAAGACACATTGCTCCTCCAGATGGTAgcagttaaaattttgaaaaaggcAGGCGCAACAGTTAACGCTGTGTCAGATGGATTGCAGGCAGTGGAAGCCATGACAAGCATGATTAACTCACTGGTGAGAAGGTATGAAGCTCTGAAGAAAGGATTAGAACCAGAGCCATTAAAGCATCCTCCATATGATTTAATTCTAATGGATTGCCAG ATGCCAGTGATGGATGGATATGAAGCTACGAAAGAAATAAGGAAAATGGAAGAAGGAACTGGCATGCACATCCAAATTATTGCTCAAACAGCCCATGCAATGTCGACAGACAGAGACAAATGCTTGGAAGTGGGGATGGATGGGTACCTAACAAAGCCACTTCAGGAGAAGATGATGATTGAGACCATCACGAAGCATCTGGGCATTAGCACTGATTAA
- the LOC123210015 gene encoding proteasome subunit alpha type-7-like produces MARYDRAITVFSPDGHLFQVEYALEAVRKGNAAVGVRGTDAIVLGVEKKSTAKLQDSRSVRKIVSLDNHIALACAGLKADARVLINRARIECQSHRLTVEDPVTVEYITRYIAGLQQKYTQSGGVRPFGLSTLIVGFDPYTGVPALYQTDPSGTFSAWKANATGRNSNSMREFLEKNYKETSGRETTKLAIRALLEVVESGGKNIEVAVMTKEHGLRQLDEAEIDAIVAKIEEEKAAAEAAKKAPLKET; encoded by the exons atgGCGAGGTACGATAGAGCAATTACTGTATTTTCACCGGATGGTCATCTCTTCCAGGTGGAGTACGCTCTTGAAGCCGTGCGCAAAGGCAACGCAGCTGTCGGTGTGCGTGGCACCGACGCCATCGTTCTTGGCGTCGAAAAGAAATCCACTGCCAAGCTCCAAGACTCCAg ATCAGTTAGGAAGATTGTGAGCTTGGATAATCACATTGCATTGGCTTGTGCTGGGTTGAAAGCTGATGCTCGGGTCCTTATAAATAGGGCACGGATTGAATGTCAAAGCCATAGGCTGACGGTTGAGGATCCTGTGACTGTTGAGTATATTACTCGTTATATTGCTGGTCTTCAGCAGAAGTACACCCAAAGTGGCGGTGTGAGACCTTTTGGTCTTTCTACTCTGATTGTGGGTTTTGATCCATACACTGGCGTACCAGCTCTGTATCAGACTGATCCTTCTGGGACATTTTCTGCTTGGAAAGCTAATGCAACCGGAAGAAACTCTAACTCAATGCGGGAGTTTCTTGAGAAGAATTATAAAGAAACTTCTGGCAGAGAAACTACAAAGCTTGCAATTCGAGCGTTGCTTGAG GTTGTTGAAAGTGGAGGAAAAAACATAGAAGTTGCTGTGATGACCAAAGAGCATGGTCTAAGGCAACTTGATGAAGCTGAAATTGATGCCATTGTAGCcaagattgaagaagaaaaagctgCTGCTGAGGCTGCGAAGAAGGCTCCTCTCAAGGAAACTTAA
- the LOC123210348 gene encoding uncharacterized protein LOC123210348 isoform X2 → MATTEEYEIDEKKQAAADVLFQYSKFVMACIGNQARPCDLRLHLMKEISGLPTTLKKSPSQGTTSPDPMGESSSSGTDMIFIPFSPKHN, encoded by the exons ATGGCGACGACCGAAGAATACGAG ATTGACGAGAAAAAACAAGCTGCCGCTGATGTATTGTTTCAATATTCAAAGTTTGTGATGGCTTGTATTGGGAATCAAGCTCGACCTTGTGACTTGAGATTGCATTTGATGAAG GAGATTTCTGGGTTGCCAACTACTCTGAAGAAATCACCTTCTCAAGGAACAACTTCTCCTGATCCAATGGGCGAGTCTTCAAGCTCAGGCACAG ACATGATTTTCATACCCTTTTCTCCCAAACATAACTAA
- the LOC123210348 gene encoding uncharacterized protein LOC123210348 isoform X5, translating to MATTEEYEIDEKKQAAADVLFQYSKFVMACIGNQARPCDLRLHLMKEISGLPTTLKKSPSQGTTSPDPMGESSSSGTASWVRT from the exons ATGGCGACGACCGAAGAATACGAG ATTGACGAGAAAAAACAAGCTGCCGCTGATGTATTGTTTCAATATTCAAAGTTTGTGATGGCTTGTATTGGGAATCAAGCTCGACCTTGTGACTTGAGATTGCATTTGATGAAG GAGATTTCTGGGTTGCCAACTACTCTGAAGAAATCACCTTCTCAAGGAACAACTTCTCCTGATCCAATGGGCGAGTCTTCAAGCTCAGGCACAG CATCTTGGGTTAGAACCTAG
- the LOC123210348 gene encoding uncharacterized protein LOC123210348 isoform X4, whose protein sequence is MATTEEYEIDEKKQAAADVLFQYSKFVMACIGNQARPCDLRLHLMKEISGLPTTLKKSPSQGTTSPDPMGESSSSGTGHVRFLYR, encoded by the exons ATGGCGACGACCGAAGAATACGAG ATTGACGAGAAAAAACAAGCTGCCGCTGATGTATTGTTTCAATATTCAAAGTTTGTGATGGCTTGTATTGGGAATCAAGCTCGACCTTGTGACTTGAGATTGCATTTGATGAAG GAGATTTCTGGGTTGCCAACTACTCTGAAGAAATCACCTTCTCAAGGAACAACTTCTCCTGATCCAATGGGCGAGTCTTCAAGCTCAGGCACAG GGCATGTCAGGTTTCTCTACCGGTAG
- the LOC123210348 gene encoding uncharacterized protein LOC123210348 isoform X3, whose amino-acid sequence MATTEEYEIDEKKQAAADVLFQYSKFVMACIGNQARPCDLRLHLMKEISGLPTTLKKSPSQGTTSPDPMGESSSSGTDKEEKYSIIQ is encoded by the exons ATGGCGACGACCGAAGAATACGAG ATTGACGAGAAAAAACAAGCTGCCGCTGATGTATTGTTTCAATATTCAAAGTTTGTGATGGCTTGTATTGGGAATCAAGCTCGACCTTGTGACTTGAGATTGCATTTGATGAAG GAGATTTCTGGGTTGCCAACTACTCTGAAGAAATCACCTTCTCAAGGAACAACTTCTCCTGATCCAATGGGCGAGTCTTCAAGCTCAGGCACAG ACAAAGAGGAGAAATATTCTATCATTCAATAG
- the LOC123210348 gene encoding uncharacterized protein LOC123210348 isoform X1, whose product MATTEEYEIDEKKQAAADVLFQYSKFVMACIGNQARPCDLRLHLMKEISGLPTTLKKSPSQGTTSPDPMGESSSSGTDFLDSYLNLITL is encoded by the exons ATGGCGACGACCGAAGAATACGAG ATTGACGAGAAAAAACAAGCTGCCGCTGATGTATTGTTTCAATATTCAAAGTTTGTGATGGCTTGTATTGGGAATCAAGCTCGACCTTGTGACTTGAGATTGCATTTGATGAAG GAGATTTCTGGGTTGCCAACTACTCTGAAGAAATCACCTTCTCAAGGAACAACTTCTCCTGATCCAATGGGCGAGTCTTCAAGCTCAGGCACAG ATTTTCTTGATTCTTATCTGAATCTGATCACACTCTAG
- the LOC123194993 gene encoding uncharacterized protein LOC123194993: MRFIVYFFGITLYKQCGVHLFPTHTPPENLVKLYSAAALSLHMRGMDIDPSEKNANFATRSLAVNSSTFLFCPSSPPQEPPYRHDFKVHFLPVNCYGCGVRFDLRPTTADKIPASKQPFYFYNEKVYCSSACRQGIINVELPSLASKDDANRSAPARRS, translated from the exons ATGAGATTCATTGTTTACTTCTTTGGAATCACTCTATATAAACAATGTGGAGTTCATCTCTTTCCTACACACACACCTCCGGAAAACCTAGTAAAGCTTTACTCAGCAGCAGCATTATCGCTT CACATGCGAGGCATGGATATCGATCCTTCCGAGAAGAACGCTAACTTTGCCACTAGGTCTCTTGCAGTAAATAGTTCAACGTTTTTGTTTTGTCCTTCTTCGCCTCCTCAAGAACCTCCCTACCGACATGATTTCAAAGTACATTTTCTTCCGGTGAATTGCTATGGCTGCGGTGTGCGTTTTGATCTTCGACCCACTACCGCGGACAAGATACCAGCGTCAAAACAACCCTTTTACTTTTACAATGAGAAGGTTTATTGTAGTTCGGCCTGTAGACAGGGGATCATAAATGTCGAATTACCATCTTTAGCTTCCAAGGACGACGCCAATAGATCAGCTCCAGCTCGTAGAAGCTAA